Proteins from a genomic interval of Gemmatimonadota bacterium:
- a CDS encoding gamma-glutamyltransferase yields the protein MFAYPSQRSRHAAAHRSPRAHAPRRRSRSLGTTVLLGAAWALFAAPAAGQGRPNRPVLHGQEWIAITGKPLAATAGAMVFQKGGNAVDAAAAMLAATSTMWDVLSWGGETQALIYDPRTREVVGINGLGVAPSGSTPEFFRSRGMRHPPRFGPLAAVTPGTPGALMVMVAEYGTLSLADVLEPAIRMADGYPIEGQAVRSIRRFRDEIEQWPASMDVFLPNEVDGEREPPEPGAIFRQANLATTLRKLVQAEREALAGGASRAEAIMAAYDRFYRGDIAREFVRGANELGSPMTVADLADWSVRIEEPVKTSYKGIDVYKLTTWTQGPVLLQMLNLLEPLDLAGLGYNSANYVHTVYQAMSRAYADRDFYYGDPYSAPAEPVAGLLSKEYARARMEDFDPDQNDARVKPGDPYLFQEGDNPFLDLLQHWPLDLDTIARPASAAQALLEGDRGEAGDWWELAATGTTSIQAADASGWVVSVTPSGGWIPAVIAGGTGIGMSQRAQSFVVDEVENPYNVIAPGKRPRVTLTPSMALKDGEPFLSFSIQGGDFQDQNSLQFFLNVVEFGMEVNEAAEAANFHTAQLHNSFGDHERVAGGLSLNSATPPWVVDELRSRGYGISFVDRTSGPMTAIRFDREHGTFWGAASDHGEDWGIAW from the coding sequence ATGTTCGCGTACCCTTCGCAGCGCTCGCGCCACGCCGCAGCGCACCGCTCGCCCCGCGCCCACGCTCCCCGACGCCGATCCCGTTCGCTGGGAACGACCGTGCTCCTGGGCGCCGCTTGGGCGCTGTTCGCCGCGCCCGCCGCAGGCCAGGGGCGGCCGAACCGACCCGTGCTGCACGGCCAGGAGTGGATTGCCATCACCGGCAAGCCGCTGGCCGCCACCGCCGGCGCCATGGTCTTCCAGAAGGGTGGCAACGCGGTCGACGCCGCGGCCGCGATGCTGGCGGCCACCTCGACCATGTGGGACGTCCTGTCCTGGGGCGGAGAAACCCAGGCGCTGATTTACGACCCGCGCACCCGCGAGGTGGTGGGCATAAACGGGCTGGGCGTGGCTCCCTCCGGGTCCACGCCGGAGTTTTTCCGCAGCCGGGGCATGCGCCATCCTCCGCGGTTCGGCCCGCTGGCGGCCGTGACTCCGGGCACGCCGGGCGCGCTCATGGTGATGGTAGCCGAGTACGGCACTCTGTCGCTTGCCGACGTACTCGAGCCCGCCATACGGATGGCGGACGGCTACCCCATCGAGGGCCAGGCCGTGCGCTCGATTCGCCGCTTCCGCGATGAGATAGAGCAGTGGCCCGCGTCGATGGACGTGTTCTTACCCAACGAGGTGGACGGCGAGCGGGAGCCGCCCGAGCCGGGGGCGATCTTTCGGCAGGCGAACCTGGCCACGACCCTGCGCAAGCTGGTGCAGGCGGAGCGCGAGGCGCTGGCCGGAGGCGCGAGCCGCGCGGAGGCCATCATGGCGGCGTACGACCGTTTCTACCGCGGCGACATCGCCCGGGAGTTCGTGCGCGGCGCCAACGAGCTGGGCTCCCCCATGACGGTCGCCGACCTGGCGGACTGGAGCGTGCGCATCGAGGAGCCGGTCAAGACGTCCTACAAGGGCATCGACGTCTACAAGCTCACGACGTGGACGCAGGGCCCCGTGCTGCTGCAGATGCTCAATCTGCTGGAGCCGCTGGACCTGGCCGGCCTGGGCTACAACAGCGCCAACTACGTGCACACGGTCTACCAGGCGATGAGCCGCGCGTACGCGGACCGCGACTTCTACTACGGGGATCCCTACTCGGCGCCGGCCGAGCCCGTCGCCGGACTCCTGTCCAAGGAGTACGCGCGTGCGCGCATGGAGGACTTCGATCCCGACCAGAACGACGCGCGCGTGAAGCCCGGCGATCCGTATCTCTTCCAGGAGGGCGACAACCCGTTCCTGGACCTGCTGCAGCATTGGCCGCTCGACCTGGACACGATCGCGAGACCGGCCAGCGCGGCGCAGGCGCTGCTGGAGGGGGATCGCGGAGAGGCCGGCGACTGGTGGGAGTTGGCGGCCACAGGTACGACCTCGATTCAGGCGGCCGACGCTTCCGGGTGGGTGGTGTCAGTGACCCCGTCGGGCGGCTGGATTCCGGCCGTCATCGCCGGCGGCACGGGGATCGGCATGAGCCAACGCGCCCAGAGCTTCGTGGTGGACGAGGTGGAGAACCCCTACAACGTGATCGCGCCCGGCAAGCGGCCGCGCGTCACGCTGACCCCCAGCATGGCGCTCAAGGACGGCGAGCCCTTCCTGTCCTTCTCGATCCAGGGCGGGGACTTCCAGGATCAGAATAGCCTGCAGTTCTTCCTGAACGTGGTGGAGTTCGGCATGGAGGTGAACGAGGCAGCCGAGGCGGCGAACTTCCATACGGCGCAGCTGCACAATTCGTTCGGCGATCACGAGCGGGTGGCGGGGGGCCTGTCGCTGAACTCCGCCACGCCGCCGTGGGTGGTCGACGAGCTGCGGTCACGCGGCTATGGGATCAGCTTCGTGGACCGCACGTCGGGGCCGATGACGGCGATCCGCTTCGACCGCGAGCACGGCACCTTCTGGGGCGCGGCGAGCGACCACGGGGAGGACTGGGGGATCGCCTGGTGA
- a CDS encoding M23 family metallopeptidase, with product MRPRIAARASGPAPDAGGRRLERPGPRQGARVRVLIVTSLAGVLALGCEAATDLVTLPRIDSPREAYRESLRQARLDETALGRDWVVAGDRALTDPIPIELPLRETAFFPADSAVALGYRLRGLRGRRITATIELQGLARTRVYADLYRAARDSLTAPRLVATLDSTALTFSWEPRRDRDFVFRLQPELLRSGTITVELRSEPALAFPVEGGSWGAVRSVYGDPRDGGRRSHHGVDIFASRGTPALAAATGRVTRVRNTPRGGKTVWLRDEQRELAIYYAHLDSQVVSTGQWVEPGDTLGFVGNTGNARTTPPHLHFGVYRRGEGPTDPDQWLRAWEPRVAEVTADAGALGVRMRLAGEAVPLRLSTGAGGAPRGIPENAVLRVLAASGGAYRVSLPDGETGYVRPRDLEPAVD from the coding sequence ATGCGACCCAGGATCGCCGCGAGAGCAAGCGGCCCAGCGCCGGACGCTGGAGGCCGCCGGCTGGAGCGGCCCGGCCCGCGCCAGGGAGCGCGCGTACGCGTGCTCATCGTCACTTCTTTGGCCGGTGTGCTGGCTCTGGGGTGCGAGGCGGCTACCGACCTCGTCACGCTGCCGCGCATCGACTCACCGCGCGAGGCGTACCGCGAAAGCCTGCGGCAGGCGCGTCTGGACGAGACCGCCCTGGGCCGCGACTGGGTGGTCGCGGGCGACAGGGCGCTGACGGATCCCATTCCGATCGAGCTGCCGCTCCGCGAGACCGCGTTCTTCCCCGCGGACTCGGCGGTGGCGCTCGGGTACCGCCTGCGTGGTCTACGCGGACGGCGCATCACCGCCACGATCGAGCTCCAGGGTCTGGCGCGCACCCGGGTGTACGCAGATCTGTACCGGGCGGCGCGAGACTCCCTGACCGCGCCTCGGCTCGTGGCGACGCTGGATTCCACGGCCCTCACGTTCTCGTGGGAGCCGCGCCGCGACCGCGACTTCGTGTTCAGGCTCCAGCCCGAGCTCCTGCGCTCGGGGACGATCACCGTCGAGTTGCGCTCGGAGCCGGCCCTGGCCTTCCCGGTAGAGGGGGGGTCGTGGGGAGCCGTCAGGAGCGTTTATGGAGACCCGCGGGATGGCGGCCGGCGCAGCCACCACGGCGTGGATATCTTCGCGTCCCGGGGGACCCCCGCCTTGGCGGCGGCGACCGGACGGGTCACACGCGTTCGCAACACGCCGCGCGGGGGCAAGACCGTCTGGCTCAGGGATGAGCAGCGGGAGCTGGCCATCTACTACGCGCACCTGGACAGCCAGGTCGTGTCGACCGGGCAGTGGGTCGAGCCAGGGGACACGCTCGGTTTCGTCGGCAATACCGGGAACGCGCGCACCACGCCACCGCATCTGCACTTCGGCGTCTATCGCCGGGGCGAGGGCCCCACGGACCCCGACCAGTGGCTGCGGGCCTGGGAGCCACGAGTGGCGGAGGTGACCGCGGACGCCGGGGCCCTCGGCGTACGCATGCGGCTAGCCGGGGAGGCGGTGCCTTTGCGGCTGTCCACGGGCGCGGGTGGGGCGCCGCGCGGCATCCCCGAGAACGCCGTTCTGCGGGTGTTGGCGGCCTCTGGTGGCGCGTATCGAGTGAGCCTGCCGGACGGGGAGACCGGATACGTCCGGCCGCGCGATCTGGAGCCGGCGGTGGACTGA
- a CDS encoding sulfotransferase — protein MLGTTAMIEPKQVLVDFLASRPRASRLIRSIAQPRSVHVYCIGAPKTGTKSVAAVFGASFRARHEGRYAEFVERLPGRIAGHASDNRDRRWLRDRDATMWLECESAHPLAWFADLLVAEFPNAKFLLTVRDCHSWLNSVIDQHLNVPEPSTNLRDVYYGGEGFEYETDALREMGEYPLAAYLSYWARHNEKVLDAVPEERLLVVPTQRLSHSLNRIAAFAGTDPGKLRIGGDHVHKAPKKHRVLERVPRALFLARVEQHCRSVIDRLSSRPELSDYDLVGAPQAV, from the coding sequence GTGCTGGGCACCACCGCCATGATCGAGCCCAAGCAGGTTCTCGTCGACTTTTTGGCGTCGCGGCCCAGGGCGAGCCGGCTCATCCGATCGATCGCCCAACCGCGTTCCGTGCACGTCTACTGCATAGGCGCGCCCAAGACCGGCACGAAGTCCGTCGCGGCGGTTTTCGGCGCATCGTTTCGGGCTCGCCACGAAGGTCGCTATGCCGAGTTCGTCGAGCGCCTCCCCGGCCGCATCGCCGGACACGCGAGCGACAACCGCGACAGGCGCTGGCTGCGTGACCGAGACGCGACCATGTGGCTCGAATGCGAGTCGGCGCACCCGCTGGCCTGGTTCGCCGACCTGCTCGTAGCCGAGTTCCCCAACGCCAAATTCCTGCTGACCGTGCGCGACTGCCACTCCTGGCTGAACTCCGTTATCGATCAGCACCTGAACGTTCCCGAGCCGAGCACCAACCTGCGCGACGTCTACTACGGCGGTGAGGGGTTCGAGTACGAGACGGACGCGCTGCGTGAAATGGGCGAGTACCCGCTCGCGGCGTATCTCTCGTACTGGGCCCGGCACAACGAGAAGGTGCTGGACGCGGTTCCGGAGGAGCGGCTGCTCGTCGTCCCCACGCAGCGGCTGTCGCACAGCCTGAATCGCATCGCCGCGTTCGCGGGCACGGATCCCGGCAAGCTGCGGATCGGGGGCGACCACGTGCACAAGGCGCCGAAAAAGCACCGCGTCCTGGAGCGGGTCCCGCGGGCGCTTTTCCTCGCCAGGGTAGAGCAGCACTGCCGGTCGGTGATCGACAGGCTGTCGAGTCGACCGGAGCTTTCCGATTACGACCTGGTGGGCGCGCCGCAAGCCGTCTGA